TCATCAAAGCTTGTGCAAGGAATAAAAATCAGCACCGAATACGGACATCTGGCATTTTCCCGCAAGAACAACCCGCCATTCAAACGCAACTTTATAAAAAATTTTAACAAGATTATATACGAGATGAAATGCAGTGGTGAGATAAACGAGATAGTAAATAATTTTATAAACTAAAATTAAAAGAATCTTCTAACATCCAAGGTTCTTACATTGTTAAACAAAATCTTTGCAACTCTACTTATCATCGCAAGTATGTTAACACTTGCCCACAAAGGGCATGCTGTTGAGAGAGTAACTGTATATGGAGATAAAACATATGCACCGTTTTGTTTCATGCACAACGGAACATATGACGGCATCTATGTACGTATTTTAACAAAAGCATTCTCCCGCATGGACGGATACAATGTTGAAATTAAACCCCTGCCTTGGAAAAGAGCCCTGCGAGGACTTGAAAAAGGTAAAATTTTCGCCATGTTCCCTCCTTACTATCGTCCGAAACTACGCCCGTGGATAGACATATACTCAACCCCTATCCTAGAGGAAGGTTACGAATTATATTGCCGTAAAGAAATCTTTACCAAACCACGCCCCAATTGGCCTCAAGATTACCAAGACCTGCAAATAGGCACAAATCTCGGATATGCTGTCCCCCAAATCAACGGGATTGCTCTTCAGGAAACGGCCAGCAGTATACAAAACGCAAAAAAACTCATGCAAGGAAAAATAGATTGCTATGCCAGCAACAACATTTCAACAATCTATTTACTAAAAAAGATGGGGGCAGATTTATCAATGTTTAAAAAAGGGGTAAAAATCAGCCTAGAATATAGCTATCTAGCCTTCTCCAATAAAAACAACCCTTCATACAAAAAAGATTTCATACGTCAATTCAATGAAGTGATTAACAAAATGAAAAAGGACAATGAGATTAAAGCCATTGTAGAT
This region of Desulfovibrio sp. JC022 genomic DNA includes:
- a CDS encoding ABC transporter substrate-binding protein — translated: MLNKIFATLLIIASMLTLAHKGHAVERVTVYGDKTYAPFCFMHNGTYDGIYVRILTKAFSRMDGYNVEIKPLPWKRALRGLEKGKIFAMFPPYYRPKLRPWIDIYSTPILEEGYELYCRKEIFTKPRPNWPQDYQDLQIGTNLGYAVPQINGIALQETASSIQNAKKLMQGKIDCYASNNISTIYLLKKMGADLSMFKKGVKISLEYSYLAFSNKNNPSYKKDFIRQFNEVINKMKKDNEIKAIVDEFIH